The following proteins are encoded in a genomic region of Fibrobacter sp.:
- the rsmI gene encoding 16S rRNA (cytidine(1402)-2'-O)-methyltransferase, which translates to MMALFIVSTPIGNLADITFRAVSTLKEADYILTEDTRVSRKLLSHYDINVPLIAYHDFNKEKVTPSLVQKLKDGKNLALITDAGTPGIADPAYNLVKAAIEENIKIVPVPGASALLAALVGSGMPTDRFVFENFLPHKSSQRIKLFETLRDEPRTVIFYETPHRIIKVLSEIKEVLGNIKVVIARELTKVFEEYLRGDPDSLLKHFEKHPPRGEMVIMLNTRFRTESEEDH; encoded by the coding sequence TTGATGGCCCTTTTTATCGTATCTACACCAATCGGCAATCTGGCCGATATAACTTTCCGGGCAGTAAGTACACTCAAAGAAGCCGATTATATTCTCACAGAGGATACCCGTGTTTCAAGAAAACTCCTTTCTCATTATGATATCAATGTTCCCCTTATAGCCTACCACGATTTCAACAAAGAGAAAGTTACTCCTTCACTTGTGCAGAAACTGAAAGATGGAAAGAATCTGGCGCTTATCACCGATGCCGGTACTCCGGGAATAGCAGACCCGGCCTACAACCTTGTCAAAGCAGCCATCGAGGAGAACATAAAAATCGTGCCAGTCCCCGGGGCATCCGCTCTGCTTGCAGCACTGGTTGGCAGCGGGATGCCTACTGATCGTTTTGTGTTTGAGAATTTCCTGCCACATAAGAGTTCCCAGCGTATCAAACTCTTCGAGACGTTGAGAGATGAACCCCGGACTGTTATTTTCTATGAAACTCCCCACCGCATTATCAAGGTGCTCTCAGAGATCAAAGAGGTCCTGGGGAATATAAAGGTAGTGATTGCCAGGGAACTTACCAAGGTATTCGAGGAGTACCTCAGAGGTGATCCAGACTCTCTTCTTAAGCATTTTGAAAAACATCCACCCAGAGGAGAGATGGTAATAATGCTTAACACCAGATTCAGGACAGAATCAGAAGAGGACCACTGA
- the ruvX gene encoding Holliday junction resolvase RuvX has translation MKLMGIDYGRRRIGIAVTDSSGQHIRGLTTIDRKKHPDPIIPLISIIGQENPDLLVLGLPLDINDAETVMSKEVRCFAESLKERSGKPVDFADESRSSRRASELMLFRKKKQRRDKAAIDRLAACLILETYREDHL, from the coding sequence ATGAAGCTCATGGGCATTGATTATGGCCGGCGCAGAATAGGAATAGCCGTTACCGACAGCTCCGGGCAACATATCCGCGGCCTTACAACTATAGACAGAAAAAAACATCCTGATCCTATAATCCCCCTTATTTCCATCATCGGACAGGAAAACCCCGATCTTCTGGTCCTGGGCCTTCCACTTGACATCAATGATGCCGAAACGGTAATGTCAAAAGAAGTAAGGTGTTTTGCGGAAAGCCTGAAAGAGCGATCCGGTAAACCGGTTGATTTTGCCGATGAAAGCCGCTCTTCCAGAAGAGCTTCCGAATTGATGCTGTTCAGGAAAAAGAAACAGCGTCGTGACAAGGCGGCAATTGACCGTCTGGCAGCGTGTCTGATTCTGGAAACATATCGTGAGGACCATCTGTGA
- a CDS encoding DUF4388 domain-containing protein — protein sequence MNINIAQRIAWILILFSLTAAQEKQVEVVDPYTNVYIAPTPNSKLLGVVNKGEKCTVLSDINDWYRIKVPGITGGWLRKSAVKLLEPSTPPPPLPPPPPPPVEPVSVPTPPVSSDSPVAVVESISVPVVSAEEVSDKPVSAIDTSYYRRSQASTQKAFSSRKEQKRSEQKPEPVKKESRIKNWFTQQNFLQSPPVVHQFDDDDPGIKYFQVTYSMTKVLLYLSPDAPLLGMAKKGENLPLVGEGESWCKVVYKDTIGWIERKYGNIIDAPGSILSLNLRGIGFLAAAVALFFIVIFIPILIIRKRKAAARDSDKGLAIKKNVFIIAKTPKTIQYSLTDTTTTLEKCFLEAGFQISSIKDLPSLRNRLSELIPEVVVVDFRFDRTILQTLERIFSQIPGSDKILFIVYNVADITGMQPGRILPAMTFLGVTFSDREIFKVVTPHLLAVNSQNIQKSIQSSALEGNIADGNLIEVLQFIEIGSKTGCILIETEKPFALIYFLNGRIIYAATSNGIMGRDAIYAVLNLKEGKFRFLVDRKPKSSNVNLSTLEVLMEWTKAVDEAHGH from the coding sequence ATGAATATTAATATTGCGCAAAGAATAGCCTGGATACTGATTTTATTCTCTTTGACTGCTGCCCAGGAAAAGCAGGTAGAAGTAGTTGATCCCTATACCAATGTCTATATAGCTCCTACTCCGAACTCAAAACTTCTGGGAGTGGTTAACAAGGGAGAAAAATGCACAGTTCTCAGTGATATAAATGACTGGTACCGGATAAAGGTTCCAGGCATTACCGGTGGATGGTTGCGCAAATCAGCAGTAAAACTCCTGGAACCATCAACTCCTCCTCCCCCACTTCCACCACCTCCTCCTCCACCGGTTGAACCCGTTTCTGTGCCAACTCCTCCTGTTAGTTCAGATAGTCCAGTGGCGGTGGTAGAGTCCATTTCTGTCCCGGTTGTCAGCGCTGAAGAAGTCTCTGACAAACCTGTTTCAGCAATTGACACGTCATACTACCGAAGGTCACAGGCTTCTACACAGAAAGCCTTCAGCAGCCGAAAGGAACAAAAGAGAAGTGAGCAGAAACCAGAGCCGGTAAAAAAAGAGTCCCGCATTAAAAACTGGTTTACACAACAGAATTTTTTGCAGTCACCACCTGTCGTGCACCAGTTTGATGATGATGATCCAGGTATCAAATATTTCCAGGTCACTTATTCAATGACCAAAGTCCTTCTTTATCTCAGCCCCGATGCCCCGCTTCTGGGTATGGCTAAAAAAGGTGAAAATCTCCCCCTTGTAGGTGAGGGGGAATCCTGGTGTAAAGTAGTGTACAAGGATACTATCGGATGGATCGAGCGGAAGTATGGGAATATCATCGATGCTCCGGGATCGATCCTCTCCCTCAACCTGCGGGGGATAGGATTTCTGGCGGCCGCAGTCGCTCTTTTCTTCATCGTTATATTCATCCCGATTCTGATAATCAGAAAAAGAAAAGCAGCAGCGCGCGACAGTGATAAGGGGCTGGCAATCAAGAAGAACGTCTTTATAATTGCCAAGACTCCTAAAACAATACAGTACAGCCTGACAGATACCACTACCACTCTGGAAAAGTGTTTTCTTGAGGCCGGTTTCCAGATCTCATCAATAAAAGATCTGCCATCCTTACGCAACAGACTCTCTGAACTCATTCCAGAAGTGGTGGTAGTAGACTTCCGGTTTGATCGTACCATCCTGCAAACACTGGAAAGAATTTTCTCACAGATCCCTGGTTCGGATAAAATTCTTTTTATCGTGTACAATGTCGCTGACATCACAGGAATGCAGCCAGGACGCATTCTTCCGGCAATGACCTTTCTGGGAGTGACTTTTTCCGACCGGGAAATCTTCAAAGTAGTCACTCCCCATCTTTTGGCTGTCAATTCACAGAACATCCAGAAAAGCATACAGTCTTCTGCCCTGGAGGGTAACATTGCTGACGGAAACCTCATTGAGGTGCTTCAGTTTATAGAGATAGGCAGCAAAACAGGATGTATTCTCATCGAGACGGAAAAGCCCTTCGCGCTTATCTACTTTCTTAATGGACGTATCATTTATGCAGCAACATCAAATGGAATAATGGGCAGGGATGCAATTTATGCCGTCCTTAACCTCAAAGAGGGAAAGTTCCGCTTCCTTGTCGACAGAAAGCCCAAAAGCAGTAATGTAAACCTGTCTACCCTTGAAGTACTGATGGAATGGACGAAGGCGGTAGATGAAGCTCATGGGCATTGA
- the lpxK gene encoding tetraacyldisaccharide 4'-kinase, whose protein sequence is MIDSDKPTPLHPWLGRSLPVKALSMIYSYFVKRRNRLFDTDSSRSYHAERKVISIGGIRAGGTGKTPLTLMTAEYLQNEGIPVALLSRGYGRQSRKDLIVKPGEEVEWQEAGDEPSMFHSRLPQSWVAVSANRSRSARKLSGITPTNAVFLLDDGFQHRMLHRDLDLVCIDKRVLHDSLIPCGYLREPLESLNRADAVFLIDDSRSVQECYKVKDEITKRFPGLPCFILCQEADCWVNFNTGQQSSTPPLTNPVAFCGIARPYRFFDLLRSLGVNPCRELKFSDHHIYNEPDFNSIHELYSQGLVTTEKDAFRLKNSGVVISSEFWYLKIKLRFTDSDSQSDFNRLISGLISNI, encoded by the coding sequence ATGATCGATTCAGATAAACCCACTCCACTGCATCCATGGCTGGGCAGAAGTCTTCCTGTAAAAGCCCTGAGCATGATCTATTCTTATTTTGTAAAACGACGGAACAGGCTCTTCGATACCGACTCATCCCGCAGCTATCATGCAGAGCGCAAAGTCATCAGTATAGGAGGAATCAGGGCCGGGGGAACAGGAAAAACTCCGTTGACACTCATGACAGCAGAGTACCTGCAGAATGAGGGAATCCCTGTGGCACTGCTTTCCAGAGGGTATGGAAGGCAGAGCAGGAAAGATCTGATTGTCAAACCGGGCGAAGAGGTAGAATGGCAGGAAGCTGGTGATGAACCCTCTATGTTTCATTCACGCCTGCCTCAGTCCTGGGTCGCTGTATCGGCAAACCGTTCCAGGAGTGCCAGGAAACTTTCTGGAATAACCCCGACGAATGCGGTATTTCTTCTTGATGACGGATTTCAGCACAGGATGCTCCATCGTGATCTTGATCTGGTCTGCATCGATAAAAGGGTTCTCCATGACAGTTTGATCCCTTGCGGATACCTCCGTGAACCACTTGAATCTCTCAACAGAGCAGATGCGGTATTTCTGATCGATGATTCCAGGTCTGTTCAGGAGTGCTATAAGGTCAAGGATGAGATAACAAAGCGTTTTCCTGGTCTGCCCTGTTTTATTCTGTGCCAGGAAGCTGACTGCTGGGTGAATTTCAACACTGGACAGCAAAGCAGTACACCTCCTCTGACAAACCCGGTCGCCTTCTGCGGCATAGCACGGCCATACCGTTTTTTTGATCTGCTCAGGAGTCTGGGGGTAAACCCATGCAGGGAATTAAAGTTCTCCGATCATCATATATATAATGAACCTGATTTTAATTCTATCCACGAATTATATTCTCAGGGATTGGTGACAACAGAAAAGGATGCCTTCAGGCTGAAGAATTCCGGAGTTGTTATTTCTTCAGAATTTTGGTATCTTAAGATAAAACTGAGGTTTACCGATTCCGATTCGCAATCAGATTTTAACCGATTAATAAGCGGCTTGATATCTAATATATAG
- the prmC gene encoding peptide chain release factor N(5)-glutamine methyltransferase, which translates to MTIGEALELLKSKLTPSMAELACPQSEQILEFVLNCSRTDLYLHRSSELDNTSEEKMRRILSRALKGEPLAYITGKVYFYSREFTVNPDVLIPRPDTETLVEQVLANEKSPDLLFADIGTGSGIISCILTEHNKGWKAVAVDLSFKALKTAAINCGPGIDLVCADMLSAFKNRPLFDFVVSNPPYISAKEMETLDNSVTDFEPRTALYGGKDGLDYYRLLAADSPGLLKSNGHIYCEIGYDQGEYVKEIFLASGWSGVVICKDLGGNPRVMRATRPEKP; encoded by the coding sequence ATGACTATCGGAGAGGCACTTGAACTTCTGAAAAGCAAACTCACCCCTTCCATGGCAGAGCTGGCCTGTCCGCAATCAGAGCAGATTCTTGAATTTGTCCTGAACTGCTCCAGAACCGACCTCTATCTCCACCGCTCATCTGAGCTTGACAATACATCAGAAGAAAAAATGCGCAGAATACTCTCGCGCGCACTCAAAGGGGAACCTCTGGCCTATATTACCGGAAAAGTCTACTTCTATTCCCGTGAATTCACCGTAAATCCCGATGTCCTTATCCCCAGACCCGACACAGAAACCCTGGTCGAGCAGGTTTTAGCAAATGAAAAATCGCCCGATCTCCTTTTTGCAGATATAGGCACCGGATCAGGTATCATCTCCTGCATTTTGACAGAACATAACAAGGGGTGGAAAGCGGTAGCTGTCGATTTATCTTTTAAAGCACTTAAAACAGCCGCCATCAACTGCGGCCCCGGAATCGATCTTGTCTGTGCCGATATGCTCAGTGCTTTTAAAAACCGCCCTTTGTTTGATTTTGTGGTAAGCAATCCCCCGTATATCTCAGCAAAAGAGATGGAAACTCTTGACAATTCGGTGACAGATTTCGAACCCCGTACTGCTCTTTACGGCGGTAAGGATGGTCTGGATTACTACAGACTTCTTGCGGCTGATTCACCCGGACTGCTCAAAAGCAACGGGCATATCTACTGCGAAATAGGATATGATCAGGGTGAGTATGTCAAAGAGATATTCCTTGCTTCAGGGTGGTCCGGAGTAGTAATCTGTAAAGATCTGGGCGGAAATCCCAGAGTAATGAGAGCCACAAGACCGGAAAAACCATGA